Proteins found in one Carcharodon carcharias isolate sCarCar2 chromosome 8, sCarCar2.pri, whole genome shotgun sequence genomic segment:
- the sil1 gene encoding nucleotide exchange factor SIL1, whose amino-acid sequence MKLGCLNLTLLLISVHCLNYSWSENSQQQKVSALTVLEQTEENIEKKKEEVTVEDDLDPEDIEVFYPTNEWQIIKQGQAIPAGLHVRLNLETGKNEAKLPDDGDGKSGLKYWKQGSRHGMVNTDSESFTAEELKRALKLMKQEGNTETEEGHQEQVRKTFRPIKELMENFKAMNVVMETDMEVIDKLVSKFNSTSVTLEDKVAALHDLEYYVHQVDNAQHLTSTGGLQLVINALNATEPHIQEHAAFVLGSALSGNPKVQIEAIEAGALQKLLILLATDQPVAIKKKALFAVSSMLRHFPFAQQQFLKLGGLQVLGQLFQAKGMESLRIRVMTLLYDMVMEKKLIQEAQDNTVQHQEKCRQYDVVNLLPPMLEQDWCMLVPKLLTSTEHDTREKVLRTMNLMISSCRNEYRAMQGLISLLNTLRSEYEELAAEEQREGEQDGYFQGLLNSVNDIIKKLG is encoded by the exons ATGAAGCTTGGTTGCCTGAACCTGACCTTGCTACTGATTTCTGTGCACTGTTTGAATTACTCTTGGAGTGAGAACAGCCAGCAGCAG aAAGTGTCTGCTCTTACTGTGCTGGAACAGACTGAAGAAAACATTGAAAAGAAGAAGGAGGAAGTAACGGTGGAAGATGATCTGGACCCTGAGGACATTGAGGTCTTTTACCCAACTAATGAATGGCAAATAATTAAACAAG GCCAAGCAATTCCTGCAGGGCTACATGTTCGGCTAAACTTGGAGACTGGAAAAAATGAGGCAAAACTCCCAGATGATGGGGATGGGAAGAGTGGACTGAAGTACTGGAAGCAAGGGAGCAG ACATGGAATGGTGAATACGGACTCTGAATCCTTCACAGCTGAGGAGTTGAAAAGGGCCTTAAAGTTAATGAAACAAGAAGGCAACACAGAGACTGAAGAG GGCCATCAGGAGCAAGTGCGGAAGACATTCCGCCCTATCAAAGAGCTGATGGAAAATTTTAAAGCAATGAATGTGGTCATGGAGACGGATATGGAAGTAATCGATAAACTTGTCAGCAAATTCAACAGCACGAGTGTGACACTGGAGGACAAGGTTGCAGCTCTACATGACCTGGAATACTATGTCCACCAG GTGGACAATGCCCAGCATCTGACGTCCACTGGGGGACTGCAGCTTGTGATCAATGCATTAAATGCCACCGAGCCCCACATTCAGGAGCACGCTGCCTTTGTGCTGGGATCTGCACTCTCTGG CAACCCGAAAGTTCAGATTGAGGCGATAGAAGCTGGGGCTTTGCAGAAATTATTGATATTGTTGGCGACTGACCAGCCAGTGGCAATAAAGAAAAAG GCTCTCTTTGCAGTTTCATCAATGTTGCGCCACTTTCCATTTGCCCAGCAGCAGTTCCTGAAACTTGGAGGCCTGCAAGTACTAGGGCAGCTCTTTCAGGCAAAGGGAATGGAGTCCCTGCGTATTCGAGTCATGACGTTGCTCTATGACATGGTCATGGAGAAG AAACTTATCCAAGAGGCACAAGACAATACTGTTCAACACCAGGAGAAATGCCGTCAATATGATGTGGTTAActtgctgcctccaatgctggaaCAAGACTGGTGCATGCTGGTTCCAAAGCTCTTGACGTCTACTGAACATGACACAAGAGAAAAAGTCTTGAGGACTATGAACCTTATGATTTCATCCTGCAGGAATGAGTACCGGGCTATGCAGGGCCTGATTTCCTTACTGAACACGCTCCGATCGGAATATGAGGAACTGGCTGctgaagagcagagagagggagagcaagatgGTTACTTCCAGGGACTCTTGAACTCTGTCAATGACATCATTAAGAAACTGGGATGA